One genomic region from Strix uralensis isolate ZFMK-TIS-50842 chromosome 5, bStrUra1, whole genome shotgun sequence encodes:
- the MANSC1 gene encoding MANSC domain-containing protein 1, which yields MSAGSRQWAVCLLVATCVVAGPPPSQECSVEKLENAIIDINLSLPKGVRGAEPLYAPSPGACSRACCSGEKLSGDKKCNLMIFDAQRTSTHPNCYLFYCPSTEACPMKPATGLVSYKITRDSRAPEDISFQSENFASRGYSLSSDAGAFLSRSQTSHQNRTAALQQSVFHQASELLNHVGNHLDNTEFHTVFPESQRAKHPESLDPVPRQKIINLPSNTSSAVGIGNPSALFPQSSTPEPSSTTLTPLPTSTTRLASRTTFLHPGGAKPTTVTTTFPPAATAGAKPAIPAAGIAVTHVPLSSPATSASTTNWATTNSRSAATPSGLRTPAISPEPAVVSSNDTNHVTPLSFAGFTLSTRDSPTASQTNPQGYDPSDSEGYLPESVLRGKGAVQLGEKSSLVAALLFGVIFLLLVIALTGKKIHESLQKRHYSRLDYLINGMYADV from the exons ATGTCTGCCGGTAGCAGGCAGTGGGCGGTTTGTTTGCTGGTGGCCACCTGCGTGGTGGCCGGGCCCCCCCCGAGTCAGGAGTGCTCCGTGGAGAAACTGGAAAACGCCATCATCGATATAAACTTATCTCTGCCCAAAGGCGTCAGGGGCGCGGAGCCATTGTACGCCCCAAGCCCGGGGGCTTGCAGTCGCGCTTGCTGCTCGGGGGAAAAGCTCTCAG GAGACAAGAAGTGTAATTTGATGATTTTTGATGCTCAGAGGACAAGCACACATCCAAACTGCTACCTGTTCTACTGCCCTAGCACAGAGGCTTGTCCGATGAAACCCGCAACAGGACTTGTGAGCTACAAGATAACTAGAG aCAGCCGTGCCCCAGAGGATATATCCTTCCAAAGTGAGAACTTCGCTTCGAGGGGGTATTCTCTGTCTTCAGATGCTGGAGCGTTTCTTTCTCGCAGTCAGACTAGCCATCAGAATCGTACCGCTGCTTTGCAACAATCTGTCTTTCATCAGGCATCTGAACTCCTGAACCACGTGGGCAACCATTTAGACAACACTGAGTTTCATACAGTTTTTCCTGAATCCCAAAGGGCAAAACATCCTGAGAGCTTAGACCCTGTCCCAAGGCAGAAAATAATTAACCTGCCATCAAATACATCTTCTGCCGTTGGAATTGGAAACCCCTCTGCTTTGTTCCCTCAGTCTAGCACTCCTGAACCCAGCAGTACTACTCTTACTCCTCTGCCTACAAGTACCACCCGACTGGCATCTCGTACAACCTTTCTGCATCCTGGTGGTGCTAAACCTACTACTGTCACCACCACCTTTCCACCTGCTGCAACCGCTGGAGCTAAACCCGCTATCCCTGCTGCCGGCATCGCTGTTACGCATGTTCCTCTTTCCAGTCCTGCAACTTCTGCTTCTACAACCAACTGGGCGACCACAAATTCCAGATCTGCTGCCACCCCATCAGGGCTGAGAACTCCAGCCATCTCTCCTGAGCCAGCAGTTGTCTCTTCCAACGATACCAACCATGTTACCCCCCTCTCTTTTGCAGGGTTCACTCTGTCTACTCGTGATTCCCCCACGGCTTCCCAAACCAACCCTCAGGGTTATGACCCCTCTGATTCAGAAGGCTACCTGCCAGAGAGTGTTCTGAGAGGGAAAGGTGCCGTTCAGCTGGGAGAAAAAAGCAGCCTTGTAGCAGCTTTGCTTTTTGGGGTGATATTCTTGTTGTTAGTTATTGCActgacagggaagaaaatacacGAGTCTCTTCAGAAGAGGCATTATTCCAGGCTGGATTACTTGATCAATGGAATGTATGCTGATGTATGA